The DNA region TCTCAAACAAGGCACCGGCGCGGGCATCACGAGAAAGGCAAGAGGCAGGAGCTGGGGCAGGAGCAAGAGCAGTCAGCACCTACCTGTGGTTATACGGTTACTGTCAAGCCACAATCGCTCCTCCGGGCTgccttctccctcctccctcctccctcctccctcctcctcctccgtctttCGTCCCTCCTCATCTTCCACCCGGCCCGGAAAAGGAATCAGCACCAAAACGAACCATGCGTCTCACCAACCCCAACTCCCAAACACCAAAACCAAACGCCGTGTTCGAGAGCGCATTCAAAAGAAACTCACACACTGCCGCCCTCTCCCTGCCATCATCCTCCCTCTTCCGTATCCATATGCACATGACAGAGACATCGCCCCAATACCAACAGCACTCGATCGACAACGCCTTCGATCCTTTCtgtcatcaccaccatcgcgTCTGCCCATCGTCAGCTTCGTACGAAACACCCTGCATCCATCCCTCGTCACTCGCAGCCGCCGATACGCATTGCCGTCAAgccaacaccatcatcaacaacatcgacatcatcaagCGCCCCGGAATCCTGCTCCAAGTCACCTGCCTGTCTGATCCTTCCTGAGCTCCTTCGTTTCCCCGCCAGCCGCCGTATCCTGAGCTCCCTTTCGCCTCGACATACTCGCATCATTGCCACCAACGCCATCCATCGAGCCCTCGTCTTCCATTGCGCCCTTGCTTTTGACTGCAGTGCGGGCCGTTCCAAAAAGCATCTTCTCATCTTCTCCTCTACCGTACGGATGCCGTCCAGAAACCGTCCAGAGCCGTCCAGCCATCGTTTGTGTGTATGCAAACGCTATCCCTCACGGGCAACCGCCAGACAAAATTGAGGGTGTGGCCCTAGCATTGACGGGAGTTGGTCCATGCCTGCGCCTTGCCGCTCCGCCCGTTTGCTTATGTATCCGTACGGCACTGGCATTAATACCTTATCTTATGCCCGTCATCCTTAGGCCAGCTTTTCGCTATAGCTTCAGCATTGGCCAGCAAACACACGGTTCAGCGGTTCTCTTTGACCTTTGACATGCCTTTCCTGCGTTATCGAGCCTTTTTAACCTTAAAAAAGGAGAAGCCCGGCTTGCAGCactcgccgcctccgtcgctGCGAGAACGTCCGCCCGTGTCGAGGCTGCCCGCATTGAACCTTCCACGCTGATCGCTAGAAGGACATGCGAATCTTGCACACAGCCGCGAACGGTTGACAAGCGCCGAAATGTACATGCATCCATAGGGAAGAGGGCGTGTGTGCAAGATTACCCAAGGAAACTAGGGGCTCACTAACAACCTACCACTTTGCCAATTGTCTCACCACTCAGCTGGACCATCGCGCCAACCGTTGCTAGCTCGCCGCACGCCTCCGAAGCTCCCAAGCTCCCCCAGCGTCAACCTGGAGTGAGCGAGTCGATGCTCTTGGAGGGCGGTGGCCGAAACTTGTCGGACACCAATTGCCTGCATCAGCGACGGACGATGAGCAATCCAAGAGATGCTTCTGCAGGCTGCGCTGCTCCACGCTGTACTTTGACTTTCCGGTCGATAACCTTCAAACCCAAGGTGGTGGCCAACATTATGCGCCCGACCATTTGGCAGGGGATTGCTTGACGCTCGACGTTGCTCAAGGCCTCGTCCCCTTGGACCCCTTTTCCCGAGTCTCACCTGGCATACGGAGTACGAAcggggcggcgacggcttTCACAATCTCGCCAACCGCGTGCTGTGGTCTTCTTTGGTTCAGCCTCAAGTTGTTCCTAGGTTTCGGTCCGCTCTGGTGTCCTTGCACCAAACGCAATGAAACTAATGCCGACATACGGATACTTCCTTGTGCGAGCAAAATATGCGCCGGCGACACTCGTACCGTGGTTTGTTCCCATTACTTCCGGACTGTCCGTGGTATGCCATTCCTGGTCCACGCGAGGCCAAATGAATTACAGTCGTGTCTTTGTCTCTGTCGTCGAGGCTGGTTCCGCCAGCTgttctcctcttcccctaTTTTCCCAGTTCGCCTCTTCCCCTGTTCCCTATTGCGACCTCTACCATCCAAGGTTGAATCTTTGCCACCGTCATATGTGGTTGGCAGGGGATGAGACACACATGGTCATACCGGAATCAGCTTGCGCATCTCCCCGATCAACGCCCAACGCCCAATAGCTATTCGACGCCGGTTTTGCGACCTGGAACAATGAGCGCTGATGGCAACTACCTATTGTCTCTACTGTGTTTGCGCACGCTTTGCCAGGTCAGCATTGACCCGCGCCCACATTGCGAATCACCCGCGCTGTTATGCACATGCAACCCCCGCGCTTCCGCCGATCCATCTAACAGCTGCCTCCAGTTTGCCCTGAGAGCGGGTTATGATGAGATGATGTTGTTATTGTTTTTGATCTGTTCGTTTCCACGGTTGTTTGTTTGGATCCCGACGCCAGACGAGGCAAAAGGCTTGCTTCATCTGGACTGCTCCAAAGGCACCTTTCCCGTCGCCAAGCTTCTCATTGACTGGTCCGACTggctcgatgccgatgacTTGACGCTTCACACGGCGTCTGTTTCAACCTCGGCATGTCTCGGCATTGGAGGCAGAATGGTTCGATCTGGCAAGACTACTGCATCCTCGTGGATTAGGTCTTAAGAAGGGAAATTATCACGCAGTCTTCTACGGGCCTCTCCCGGTCTGAGCCCACGGCGGCTTAGAAACACGGacgggacgaggacgggagAATTTCGCAGAAGAGCCGGCACTCACTCGCCTTGTCAGCCTTTTGCTTGGAGATGACTTGGATGATCTTGCTCCACCGAGCCAAGTCTGGACTATCCAACAGGTCACTCAATATCGGTAAACGTACATCGGCACATCGCCAACGGATCCAGGTCTATCCAAGTTTACCTCTTAGTGCACTGCTACTATTATGACAGATGGAAACAAAAATCGGCGATTCCTCGTCTgccatcttctccatctGGGCCACAGTTCACAAATGCCTCAAGAGATATGACGGTGCTACTCTATATTGCCGGGTAATTTGTTTTCGGAGATGGCCTGGACTTGCTGCCCAGAGTCAATTTCTTATACGCACTGGCTTTTCCCGACGACCCGGTTTGATGGCTTGTAAACGGCGGCCCCGTCAGTTCGGGCGCACCACGTTGGCCTCACGAATCATGCAACTTGACAACTTTGTTCGCAGGTGTCTATGTTTGTGAATatgggcgacggcgatccCCTGACGATGATCAGGCTGCAAAATCTTGCTAGTCAACGCGCACCTCTCGGCAAACGGTCGTTGCCTCGTCTCTGTCGAAGAAGTGAAAACTGAGAAGCCAGAGCGCTCTTTCAGACAAAATCGAATGAGGAGGGGCAACTCGAACAACCAAACCCATCTCTCGCGGTTGATCCCTGCGGATCAGCCGTGAGCTTTCCGCGCCCAATGAGAACTCTGTTCCTGACGCTTTTCCATTTCCCAAGCGACGATCTCACAGCCCTAGGCCCTGCAACGTGGGGCACTGAGAGAGTACGTTGGATGAAATGGCTCCATCGACCTGGTCTCGACGAGTCTCGGACGTTCTGCCACTGGAAACGAACTGAACTGACGGGTACGAGTGCGGCGTGTCTGAGGTCCTCGGGATGACTGTTGCTTGTTCGGACTGCAAACTGAAAAGCTGACCGGTTGAACGGTTGTGACCGCCATCCAGGTCAAGGATCAAATTCAACCTTGGTCTTGGACGACGAGCACGCGAGTTTCCTTGGCGGCAAACGGCAATAGTCCATTGTCCATTGTCCACTAACCCGGCCCGACAGCAGCTGGATTTCACCGCACGGCAGCAGCCAAAACAATGCATCCATCGAGATCGAACACAATTCGATCATGGTTGATGGTGTTTGACGGGTAGGTGTGTGCAAGGGCTATGAGCAAAGAGAGAGCAATGGGAGTACGGGCAAAGGGCCAGAATTCCCGCTCGTTTTCTTGAAACGGATTTGACTTCTCCGCCTTCTTCCAGGACGTTCCCGGTCTTCTGGCACGGCATGAATTTCGATGGCCTGGGTGCAGATGGGCCCAGTTCAGTGGCAGATTGAGGATGTCGCACCTTGATTGACTGGGGAAGagattgggggggggggggggggggggggggggcgtcaGCACAAATGTGTTGTTCACAGTTCATCTGATGATGACGCTGGATCAAGCTGGGCGTTCCCAGTCATTAAGATTTCCGTTATCTTCACGGTCCAaagcttttttttttctgcctctcctctccccccccctcttcctcccatTTCCCATCTCTTCTCTGAACTCTTCTCCGCGGCCCATATCTCCACACGAGACGACACGTTGCTGGCAAGGCTGTCCCAGGGCTGATCGCTGGAGACGACGAGGGATATTCTCGCGGTGACAAACAGTCTGCCGGCAGGCGGCAGAGCGATTTAGGATGGCCCGGCCGGCACAGAGAACCCCGAGTCAACACGGGAGTtactggctggctggccgatTGTACTTACATCAGAGGCTGGTCAAGCTCAACAGCAAACGGTAAAGCGGATATCGTAAACCATGGTATCACGCTGCCGATTGGGACTCGCCTCTCATTTCTCGGAATCGCACACGCTCTGTGCCGAGGCCTGGCGGGCACGGCTTTTAGGAACAAACAGGCGTCACCACTTCAACATGGTCATGGAGCGGCCCACAGCCCACGATGCAATTCACCGATGACAGCGAGCAGCTCCAGATGCTGGGACCAACTACGTCAGTCAATCTGGGTAAAACGAACCGCAATGACGGCTCTTGTTACTCCGCTAGGCAATCCGCTCGGCATCGTTAACAGATTGCCTCGCGCTCCCCCCTTCCCTAGCCGGTGCGGCGCTAAAAGGGCGATGTGATTTCGCTTCCGCACGACGCTGGGCCGCCCCAATCTCCGCGATATGCACTTATGcactctctttctccccctCGCAAGCCCTCCTGTTGGGCCGCCACCCCCCGGGGACCCAGCAAGGCGGGCGGGCCCAGAGATGGCCGATCAGGGCTGACAAAACAGGCGAGTCCGCACGCGAGAGACCGGAGAGCATGGCAAAATATGGAGTCGGGGGGTTGCAGAGGAAACCGTCCGGTTCTTGGTGGAAGAAAGTCTGGACCTTGGAATCCTGGGACgacactctctctcactcaaGGCAGCAAAACAAAGCAAGGTAACGACGAGTGACCAGTTTCTCCACGTGCCCGCCGATTCAATGGGGTTGCCCATCGGTCATCGTTTGCTTGTTGTCCCCTCCCTGGTCGAGAAATGCAACCCGAGACGGCGGGTTCGCACTGGAATCTGGAATCTGGAATCTGGAATCCCTTGTCGCCCGAGGgggggcgaaggggggggcgAGCAGCGGTTGCATGTCTGCGACTCTGCCTACGAGTCGCCATCCTTCTTATCTTGATGGTCTTGAGCTTCAGTGTTACAGCGTAGCATTCCGAACATCGTCCTTCCCTCTCACTCGCGTTCGCAATGAGGACGGGTTTACGTACGAGATACAAAAGGATGTAACCAATCAACCTACGGTGTACATCGTACGGTCTTGATACGCCCTGTAGGGATCGTGCTGCAAAGCGAAAGAAGTGCACTGCGCGGGATGTCACGCACGTGCGGAGCATTGCGCGACGGCAGCAAAGTTTGATGCCATCGCCCCGCCTCTTTTTCTCGCATCGTGTTTCTTTCTTGTTTATCAAATTTCCCGAAATGTCTCCAGCCGACGCGATCCAAGACGCGCGGTCCGCGTTCtcttggtgttgatggcgtTTTGGCGGGGTAGAACTAAATGGGACAAGCCTTTGCCTGCAGGCCAACCCTGTCCTGTCGAGCCGGTGGGCGAGCCCATTGAAAGATTGGGAatgtgggagggggggggtgcgTGTGTGTTGGATCACACGCCGTCCCCTCTAACTTCTGCCGAGACGTCGCCAGGAATGTGAACGAGCGGTGGCGGTAAGCGTTGAGTCTGTCTTGGGGATGGGCTGGGTGTTAGATGAGGCTCTCTTTCGCCACCTTCAGAAGGGGGGCATAttggacgccgtcgacatgCGACCGTTGGCCGGTTGATCGTATGGATGCGTGTAAGTTCGACAAGCGTTATTTGACGGGTGATGTTGCCAGGTCATgtcaggtaggtaggtggtggtggtagtggtgaTTGGGGGTTGCGTTGGTgtgcgtcggcgacgccatGGTGCGGGATGACATTTTTCTGGGCGGACAAAGACAAGCGCCTGTGAGACGGCGAAATGCATTTTGCTCTTTGCCGACTTTCGGTGCAATCTCTCGACGTTGCCCATGCCGGCAGCGAGCAGATGTCCGTCCGGTGGTGAGCCCCGTCACTGCGCGCCGGCCGAATGCCTTCCGGGCCCGGGGCCGGGCCGGTGGGATTTCCGGCGTTGTTACGAGAGGGAGTCACTCGGAATCCCACATCTTCATGATAGACATGAGTAGAACATTCAATACTCCTAGACTATGATAGAGAGTGAGATGACCAGCAAAGCCTGATAACAAACCTGATGCTCAATAGAGCAGAACCAAGTGTTTGTAAATATTGCACATGTATGTAAGTATATTTACGTGGATGAATGCACATGTAAATGTGTCCGTCTTTCAAAATAATCAGACATCATCTTAGTGACACAACCTCTCAGTCAAACCCGGCCAGGACATCCTCCGTCCATCGCCACAGCTCACCCGCCAGCCGGTCGTCCGTCGCGCACTTGTCCAgctggtcgtcggcgaggtggCCGACGGGCATGTAGAACCCCCCGCTCGCGAGGTCGCCcttcccggccgccgccgccgcccagacCTGGTTCCAGCACCCCTTTTCCGGCGTGAGGATCGAGGCGCCCGCGATCCTGTTGGTCGCGTGGACGAAGAGGCGGTTGAGGAGGCCCTGGTTCGCGACCAGACCcgtgccgacgacgcccgggtggacgacgacggcggtgatggacgggtggcggcgggcgagtTCGCGGGTGAAGAGGATGTTGGCGAGTTTGCTCTGTCTGTTTTTGGGTGAGTTTGGGAGGGGCGTTGGCTTTTCCATCTCGTCTCACTCGCTGTGGTCTTCACCGCACCGGCTTCGTAAATGGGaaagggaggagaaggggtgggagaggaggaagagtgAGATTTTGCGGACAACATACCCGTAGCGAACCCACTGCCCGATAAAGGGCGGCCCGGCCTGCGTCGTTCGCAGCGTCGAGAAGGATATCCCGTCGGCCGGGTGGCCCTGGTACCCGAGCGAGGTCAGGGTGACGACGCGGACGTCGGAGCCGGGCAGGGCGGCGGTACGCTGGAGGACGGGGAGCAGGGCGCGGACGAGCATGGCGTGGCCGAGGTGGTTGGTGGCGAACTGGACCTCGTAGCCGTCGGCGCTGAGACCCGCGGGGCCGGCCATGATCCCCgcgttgttgacgaggatgtcgaggcggtcgtgggcgaaggtggcggcgacggcggccctgacggaggcgagggaggcgaggtcCATTTGGACAAATGTCAGGGGCGGTGGGGTGGCGGTGCctgatgatgaggaggaggaggaggcgacggaggcgaTGAGAGCCTCggcggaggggagagagCGGCCGGAGAAGTAGATGTGGGAGGGGTtgtgggcgaggagggcgagaatTGTTGATTTGCCCAGTCCTGCTGTTCCTTGGGGGTTGTCAGCCATTCGTCCTTGAGGTTGAGACGATGCGTAGAGTGGCATCGTGTGAGCATGATGATATGGAAGAATGGACCCGGTGTCGATGGCATCGGTCATGGTTCCAAGGCTGGAGTGAAGAGGACATTGAAAACATTGACATAGGCTTGAGCATCTTGCGACTCTGGATGGCACTTGGCGTAAAGGCTCGAGCTGGATGTAATCGGATGCAGTGCTGGGCATTCCCTCTGCAGAGGGAGGTTGCTGCTATGCAAGTGTCGTGATCGCGGATGTATTGGTttgctcctcgtcgatgaacCGAGGGACCGGCGTCCTTGGTTGACTTGATGTCCGGACGTGTTCATGGTCTTCCCATCCACCTATTCTCATTCGCATGTCTGCGCGTTCGCACAGAAAAGACCGTAGTACGGAGGAAACAAAAAACATGTGCTCACCACCTgtgacgaagacgaccttTCCCTCGAGGGACGGGATCTGAGGCGTcgggtcgacgaggtccttcTCGTAGACGAAGTAGGTCGGCATGGTTCGAGTCAAGTGAGGAGCGTCTGCAAAACTGGACGGAAGAGTACGGAATCAGTCGGGAGTCCGGTTCGTTCGTTGTCGAAGATCGGGAATCGATATCTGGAGCTTCCGCGATGTAGTTGATGATCACTTTGTAGGCTTCACGCGGTCTCAAGATGACGGTCAACTGCTCTAGTGAATGAATTCTCGCGCAACCGAGGTATCTAGAGTAACAGAGATAGACCGTCCACCGACCAGCCCATCTTCTTATGCCGTCCGTGTATCGCAGCCTGTACGTCGCAGCCTGTACGTcctacccccccccccaaatgACGACAGTCATTCCAGCCTAGCTAGCCATGGTCCATCGGGTtgtgccgtcggcgacgtgggTTTGCCCGCTGGCCTCGACGGCTTCTCTTCAACGGGCGTTGCTTTCTCCAAAGCAAACGCGTCTACTCACGGTGCCTGATGGACGGATGAGGCTATCGCAAGTGTACGTATTCGCCGTCGTGCGCTAGGCCCGTTTGAGCGGCTTTTACTGTCGCCAAAAcgaaagggggagggggtgatTGGGCGGGCGAGTCTGAAGAAGTCGTTTGCAGTTCAAAGAAACGAAGAACAGGGAGAGACACCAAACCGGTTCGGGCGGACGGGGGAAGTAAACCGCCGGGCATATCTGCATCGCTGCTTTGGGGAATAGTGGGTGTGTAAGCCGGCCGCATCGCGCTACTGTGTATAGCTTCCGGCCTCCCGTAGTCTGATCCTCGGTACTGGTGGAGGGGGGACGCCCGAAGCACGGAATGTCACTGTCGAGGGTTTCGGAGAGGAAAACACAGGGGGGGGTCTGGAGAACGGCGTGAAGGGTTGCGCCGAAGCCGGCCCCCCCCATCTTTTGCCGGAACGCATGGGGAGGGGGCAACAGGccggacgacggcaacggaGATGGAATATGGCCGCGGGTTTCTGGGAGAGACGGGACTCACAGGGGAGGGGCTGGGAAGAGCTCCTtgcgagggaggggaagacaatcaagagggcgaggtcgaaaCGCGAATGGGGGGCCGGGAATCTCTGGGCTCTCTGGAGTCTTGGGAAATGAACGCCCGGGGGACAACCCTGGACTATGAAAATGTGGTGTACTACAAGTATGTACGAATGCACTCGATGGCGTATCCGTACATTGGCAGATTCTTATCCCCCCTGTTTCAGTTTAAACAACGGTTCTTCTGGACAGAAAGCTCGATCAGCCCGTCCAGAACAGGCCATATGCAACGGCCGTCGGTGATGGGAAGGGTGAGTTGTGTGGCATTCATTTGTATTATTTGATTTGTGCCCAAACGGTATGTAAAGGTAGCTAGCTAGCTGGCTGGAGAGATTGGACACGGCAGACCGAATTCCAGATGCAATTGGTAATGATCGAaacgggggggggaaggggaagaagggtgGGGAAAGAAACATTGACATTCACATTGCTCGGGGTGACTCATCGGTCTGTCAACGTTTACGTTTGTATtatctttcttttcttcttttcttggGGGTGTTTTTTTCCTTTGCTCCATAACTCGACGTTTGGGGGGTTATGATCTGATTTTACACTACGGagacaacaacagcaacaacccTTGATGATGTGACAAACCCATCCGA from Colletotrichum higginsianum IMI 349063 chromosome 4, whole genome shotgun sequence includes:
- a CDS encoding Short-chain dehydrogenase/reductase family Oxidoreductase; its protein translation is MTDAIDTGSILPYHHAHTMPLYASSQPQGRMADNPQGTAGLGKSTILALLAHNPSHIYFSGRSLPSAEALIASVASSSSSSSGTATPPPLTFVQMDLASLASVRAAVAATFAHDRLDILVNNAGIMAGPAGLSADGYEVQFATNHLGHAMLVRALLPVLQRTAALPGSDVRVVTLTSLGYQGHPADGISFSTLRTTQAGPPFIGQWVRYGQSKLANILFTRELARRHPSITAVVVHPGVVGTGLVANQGLLNRLFVHATNRIAGASILTPEKGCWNQVWAAAAAGKGDLASGGFYMPVGHLADDQLDKCATDDRLAGELWRWTEDVLAGFD
- a CDS encoding short-chain dehydrogenase/reductase family Oxidoreductase, with product MPTYFVYEKDLVDPTPQIPSLEGKVVFVTGDMRMRIGGWEDHEHVRTSSQPRTPVPRFIDEEQTNTSAITTLA